Proteins from one Aquila chrysaetos chrysaetos chromosome 5, bAquChr1.4, whole genome shotgun sequence genomic window:
- the LRRN3 gene encoding leucine-rich repeat neuronal protein 3 has product MKDMQLKINFLLGLVITALVQAVEKKADCPESCICEIRPWFTPRSVYMEAPTVDCNDLGLFNFPARLPADTQVLLLQTNNIAKIEHSVDFPVNLTGLDLSQNNLSSVTSINLRKIPQLLSVYLEENKLTELPEECLSGLYNLQELYINHNLLSVIAPGAFIGLSNLLRLHLNSNGLQMINRKWFEATPNLEILMIGENPIIRIEDMNFKPLINLRSLVLAGINLTEIPDNALVGLDNLESISFYDNRFVRVPHIALQKAANLKFLDLNKNPINRIRRGDFSNMLHLKELGINNMPELISIDSLAVDNLPDLRKIEATNNPRLSYIHPNAFYRLPKLESLMLNSNALSALYRSTIESLPNLKEVSIHSNPIRCDCVIRWINMNKTNIRFMEPESLFCVDPPEFQGQNVRQIHFREMMEICLPLIAPESFPSTLDLKTGSHISLHCRATAEPEPEIYWITPSGHKLLPNTISNKYYIHSEGTLDISDVTQKESGLYTCIATNLVGADLKSVMIKVDGSFPQDSNGSLNIKIKDIKSNSVLVSWKASSKILKSSVRWTAFLKAENSQAAQSARIPSDIKVYNLTHLNPSTEYKICIDIPTIYSQNKKQCVNVTTKGLDLAVKGYEKTNIIGFLACLGSLLGIISVIYLYSCLSREMNYDVGHSYLKNYLKKQSFSLNELYPPLISLWDMGKEKSTAMEVKATVIGVPTNMS; this is encoded by the coding sequence ATGAAGGACATGCaactcaaaattaattttctacttgGCCTAGTTATCACTGCACTAGTAcaagctgtagaaaaaaaagcagactgcCCAGAGTCATGTATATGTGAGATCAGACCATGGTTCACACCCAGGTCTGTGTATATGGAGGCTCCAACAGTGGACTGTAATGATTTAGgcctttttaattttccagccAGACTGCCTGCCGACACACAAGTTCTACTTCTACAGACTAATAATATTGCAAAAATTGAACATTCAGTAGACTTCCCAGTAAATTTAACTGGTCTAGATTTATCTCAGAACAATTTATCCTCAGTGACCAGTATTAATCTTAGAAAGATACCACAGTTGCTTTCAGTATAccttgaagaaaacaaacttacTGAACTCCCTGAAGAATGTCTCTCTGGACTCTACAATTTACAGGAGCTTTATATTAATCATAATCTGCTTTCTGTGATTGCACCAGGAGCTTTCATAGGCCTCAGTAATCTTCTCAGACTTCATCTTAATTCAAATGGTCTGCAAATGATCAACAGGAAGTGGTTTGAAGCTACTCCTAATCTTGAAATTCTCATGATTGGAGAAAACCCAATAATCAGAATTGAAGATATGAACTTTAAGCCTCTTATCAATCTGCGCAGCCTAGTTTTAGCAGGCATAAATCTCACTGAAATACCAGATAATGCTTTGGTTGGGCTTGACAATTTAGAAAGCATCTCCTTTTATGACAACAGATTTGTAAGAGTGCCCCACATCGCTCTTCAAAAGGCTGCAAATCTTAAATTTCTGGATCTAAATAAGAATCCCATTAACAGAATACGACGAGGAGATTTTAGCAATATGCTGCATCTAAAAGAGTTAGGAATTAATAACATGCCTGAACTGATTTCTATAGATAGTCTTGCTGTTGATAATTTAccagatttaagaaaaatagaagcTACCAATAACCCCAGATTATCATACATTCATCCAAACGCATTCTACAGACTTCCCAAGCTGGAATCGCTCATGCTCAACAGCAACGCGCTGAGTGCCCTGTACCGAAGTACCATAGAATCCTTGCCTAACCTCAAAGAAGTTAGTATACACAGCAATCCCATTAGATGTGATTGTGTCATCCGCTGGATTAacatgaataaaacaaacattcGCTTCATGGAGCCGGAGTCCCTGTTTTGTGTAGACCCTCCTGAGTTCCAAGGCCAGAACGTGCGACAGATACACTTCCGGGAAATGATGGAAATCTGTCTCCCCCTGATAGCTCCGGAAAGTTTTCCATCCACTCTGGACTTAAAAACTGGCAGCCATATTTCCTTACACTGCAGAGCAACGGCAGAACCAGAACCTGAAATCTACTGGATAACACCATCAGGGCACAAACTTTTGCCTAATACTATTTCTAATAAATACTACATTCATTCCGAAGGAACATTAGACATAAGCGATGtaacacaaaaagaaagtggCTTATACACCTGTATAGCAACGAATTTAGTTGGGGCAGACCTAAAGTCAGTCATGATTAAAGTGGACGGCTCTTTTCCTCAGGACAGCAATGGATctttgaatattaaaataaaagatataaaatctaattctgttttggtttcatGGAAAGCAAGTTCTAAAATTCTGAAGTCCAGTGTTAGATGGACAgcctttctgaaagctgaaaactCTCAGGCTGCACAGAGCGCTCGAATACCATCTGATATAAAGGTATATAATCTTACACATCTAAATCCATCAACCGAATACAAAATTTGTATAGATATTCCCACTATCTATTCACAGAATAAGAAACAATGTGTCAACGTAACCACAAAAGGACTGGACTTGGCAGTGAAAGGCTATGAAAAAACCAACATAATAGGATTCCTTGCCTGCCTTGGTTCTCTTTTGGGAATCATCTCTGTGATATATCTCTACAGCTGCCTCTCACGAGAGATGAACTATGACGTTGGACACAGCTATCTAAAGAATTACCTGAAGAAACAATCCTTTTCACTCAATGAGCTTTATCCTCCTCTAATCAGTCTTTGGGACAtgggcaaagaaaaaagcacagcaatGGAAGTAAAAGCAACTGTTATAGGTGTGCCAACCAATATGTCATAA